DNA sequence from the Gloeocapsa sp. DLM2.Bin57 genome:
TCGCGTCTTCTCCCCGTACGGAAGATTGCATCGGCTGTAAACGTTGTGAAACTGCCTGTCCTACAGATTTCTTAAGCGTTCGCGTATATCTAGGTGCTGAAACAACTCGCAGTATGGGTCTAGC
Encoded proteins:
- the psaC gene encoding photosystem I iron-sulfur center protein PsaC, yielding MSHSVKIYDTCIGCTQCVRACPLDVLEMVPWDGCKAGQIASSPRTEDCIGCKRCETACPTDFLSVRVYLGAETTRSMGLAY